The proteins below come from a single Brevundimonas sp. LM2 genomic window:
- a CDS encoding ABC transporter ATP-binding protein, translating into MPAPTAPQEDAASRPLMRRIWRDYLSHRKLPLVLSLVCAAVAGLSAATVLQLLQPAIDGMFLNRPVTVAGLFVVPAQQALVVIPAVIVGVGLVWTGAALGQAALVNRIGHGIVGSIQVRLFGSMIRADLARLRSQHSGAFVSSVLFDANLVREAFTNGVVNYTQYGLTLIAVLLYMAWLDWRLTLIVLLGAPLIALVLRRFGKRMRKATTGAMVETENLSTTLLENLDGVRLIKIENREAAEEARVSEVVGRRQRHVIKSADSRAFAGPISNLFAMIIVAAVMAYAGWQARQGQMTIGAFAAYVALLMNAGQSLRQVTNLQTVMAEGMTAARRLFAALDIDPEIREAAAPKALPPGPATIVFDRVSFNYGPAAPTIADVSFAVAPGETVALVGPSGGGKSTLLSLMPRFYDVTDGAITINGTDLRALSLSDLRARIALVTQEPFLFDDTIAANIAYARPGATADQIAEAAGAAAAHDFITALPQGYDTRAGEAGMRLSGGQRQRIAIARAFLKDAPILLLDEATSALDTESEALVQAALERLMVGRATLMIAHRLSTVRRADRILVLEAGRIVERGAHDALVRQGGLYSRLARQQSLDDTPPVATVA; encoded by the coding sequence ATGCCCGCCCCGACCGCGCCTCAGGAGGACGCCGCCTCGCGCCCCCTGATGCGGCGCATCTGGCGGGACTACCTGTCGCATCGCAAGCTCCCGCTGGTCCTGTCCCTGGTCTGCGCCGCCGTCGCCGGCCTCAGCGCGGCCACGGTGCTGCAACTGCTGCAGCCCGCGATCGACGGCATGTTCCTCAACCGGCCGGTCACCGTCGCCGGCCTGTTCGTCGTGCCGGCGCAGCAGGCGCTGGTCGTCATCCCGGCCGTGATCGTCGGTGTCGGCCTGGTGTGGACGGGGGCGGCCCTGGGTCAGGCCGCCCTGGTCAACCGGATCGGCCACGGCATCGTCGGCAGCATCCAGGTCCGGCTGTTCGGGTCGATGATCCGCGCCGACCTCGCCCGGCTGCGCAGCCAGCACTCCGGGGCCTTCGTCTCCAGCGTCCTGTTCGACGCCAATCTGGTGCGCGAGGCCTTCACCAACGGGGTCGTCAACTACACCCAGTACGGCCTGACCCTGATCGCGGTGCTGCTCTACATGGCCTGGCTGGACTGGCGGCTGACGCTGATCGTGCTCCTGGGGGCGCCGCTGATCGCCCTGGTCCTGCGCCGGTTCGGCAAGCGGATGCGCAAGGCCACAACCGGGGCCATGGTCGAGACCGAGAACCTGTCCACCACGCTGCTCGAGAACCTGGACGGAGTCCGCCTGATCAAGATCGAGAACCGCGAGGCCGCCGAGGAAGCCCGGGTCAGCGAGGTCGTGGGTCGGCGCCAGCGCCATGTGATCAAGTCGGCCGACAGCCGCGCCTTCGCCGGGCCGATCTCGAACCTGTTCGCCATGATCATCGTCGCGGCCGTCATGGCCTATGCGGGCTGGCAGGCCCGGCAGGGGCAGATGACCATCGGGGCCTTCGCCGCCTATGTCGCCCTGCTGATGAACGCCGGCCAGTCCCTGCGCCAGGTCACCAATCTGCAGACCGTGATGGCCGAAGGGATGACGGCCGCCCGTCGCCTGTTCGCCGCCCTCGACATCGATCCTGAGATCCGCGAGGCCGCTGCGCCAAAGGCCCTTCCCCCCGGACCGGCGACGATCGTCTTCGATCGCGTGTCCTTCAACTACGGCCCCGCCGCCCCGACCATCGCGGACGTATCGTTCGCCGTCGCCCCCGGCGAGACCGTCGCCCTCGTCGGCCCCTCGGGCGGCGGCAAGTCGACCCTGCTCAGCCTCATGCCCCGGTTCTACGACGTCACGGACGGGGCCATCACGATCAACGGCACCGACCTGCGGGCCCTCAGCCTGTCGGACCTGCGGGCCCGGATCGCCCTGGTGACCCAGGAACCCTTCCTGTTCGACGACACGATCGCCGCCAACATCGCCTATGCCCGACCCGGCGCGACGGCGGACCAGATCGCCGAGGCCGCCGGCGCCGCCGCCGCCCACGACTTCATCACCGCCCTGCCGCAGGGCTACGACACCCGCGCCGGCGAGGCCGGCATGCGGCTGAGCGGCGGCCAGCGCCAGCGCATCGCCATCGCCCGCGCCTTCCTGAAGGACGCCCCCATCCTCCTGCTCGACGAGGCCACCTCGGCCCTCGACACCGAGAGCGAGGCCCTGGTCCAGGCGGCGCTGGAGCGGTTGATGGTCGGGCGCGCCACCCTGATGATCGCCCACCGCCTGTCGACCGTCCGGCGCGCCGACCGCATCCTGGTGCTGGAGGCCGGGCGCATCGTCGAGCGCGGCGCGCACGACGCCCTGGTGCGCCAGGGCGGCCTCTACAGCCGCCTGGCCCGGCAACAGTCGCTGGACGACACCCCGCCCGTGGCCACGGTCGCGTGA
- a CDS encoding beta-lactamase hydrolase domain-containing protein: protein MSRFDVSTETGRRAAERDYFWKDHAFLRLAFSNAHWIGPDLVRTNQPSPRQLEGWARRGIRTVINLRGERDEGYYWLEKAACARLGLTLIDAPLDSRDPPGKDRVRRARDLFASIEYPALIHCKSGADRAGLMAVFYRHFHLGEPISVARSELSKRYLHSREGLTGVLDHFLETYIDAVEPTGVGFMEWVESDAYDPKAMRERFRASWWGTLLTERLLRRE from the coding sequence ATGTCGCGATTTGATGTGAGCACCGAGACCGGGCGCCGGGCCGCCGAACGGGACTATTTCTGGAAGGATCATGCCTTCCTGCGTCTGGCCTTTTCCAATGCCCACTGGATCGGACCGGATCTGGTGCGGACGAATCAGCCCTCGCCCCGTCAGCTGGAAGGCTGGGCCCGGCGCGGGATCAGGACCGTCATCAACCTGCGCGGCGAACGGGACGAGGGCTATTACTGGCTCGAGAAGGCGGCCTGCGCGCGGCTGGGGCTGACGCTGATCGACGCGCCGCTGGATTCGCGCGATCCGCCGGGCAAGGACCGGGTGCGCCGGGCGCGGGACCTGTTCGCCTCGATCGAGTATCCCGCCCTGATCCACTGCAAGTCGGGGGCGGACCGCGCAGGGTTGATGGCGGTCTTCTATCGCCATTTCCATCTGGGCGAGCCGATCTCGGTCGCGCGCAGCGAGCTGTCCAAACGCTATCTGCACAGCCGTGAGGGCCTGACCGGCGTGCTGGACCATTTCCTCGAGACCTATATCGACGCGGTCGAACCAACGGGCGTCGGCTTCATGGAATGGGTCGAGTCCGACGCCTATGACCCCAAGGCGATGCGGGAACGCTTCCGCGCGTCCTGGTGGGGCACGCTGCTGACGGAGCGTCTGCTCAGGCGGGAGTAG
- a CDS encoding DUF4170 domain-containing protein, translated as MTPTPNAADPQLLHLVIGGELRHLDAPVFRDLSKVEFVGAFPNYAEAKAAWKARAQATVDNAHMRYFILHAHRMIDPRGEPTAG; from the coding sequence ATGACCCCGACCCCCAACGCCGCCGATCCCCAGCTGCTGCACCTCGTCATCGGCGGCGAGCTCCGCCATCTGGACGCCCCGGTGTTCCGGGACCTGTCCAAGGTCGAGTTCGTCGGGGCCTTTCCGAACTACGCCGAGGCCAAGGCCGCTTGGAAGGCCCGGGCCCAGGCCACGGTCGACAACGCCCACATGCGCTATTTCATCCTGCACGCGCACCGGATGATCGATCCGCGCGGCGAGCCCACGGCCGGCTGA
- a CDS encoding 3'(2'),5'-bisphosphate nucleotidase CysQ has translation MTDLGSDLHLIRAAALRAGALAEAERERGLRIDHKVGGSPVTSADLAVDAMLKAELLGARPDYGWLSEETADTSDRLTKSRLFVVDPIDGTRAFMKGQPWWCVPIAVVEDGVPIAAVIHVPSLNDTFEATLGGGARLNGRPIVASDADSLDDAAVLADARLMEGPLWPEPWPPMRYEKRNALAYRMALVASGAFDAAIALTPKWDWDVCAGALIATEAGARVSDHHGRAWRFNRPDPRQSSLVCSAPALHPLILRRTAPIPLAT, from the coding sequence ATGACCGATCTCGGCTCGGACCTGCACCTGATCCGCGCCGCCGCCCTGCGCGCCGGGGCCCTGGCCGAGGCCGAGCGCGAGCGGGGTCTGCGCATCGATCACAAGGTGGGCGGTTCGCCCGTCACCAGCGCCGATTTGGCCGTGGACGCCATGCTGAAGGCCGAACTGCTGGGCGCTCGGCCCGACTATGGCTGGCTGTCGGAAGAAACCGCCGACACCTCCGATCGCCTGACGAAGTCTCGCCTGTTCGTCGTCGATCCGATCGACGGGACCCGGGCCTTCATGAAAGGCCAGCCCTGGTGGTGCGTGCCCATCGCGGTCGTCGAGGACGGCGTCCCGATCGCGGCGGTGATCCACGTCCCGTCCCTGAACGACACCTTTGAAGCGACCCTGGGCGGCGGGGCCCGTCTGAACGGCCGGCCGATCGTCGCCTCGGACGCCGATTCGCTGGACGATGCGGCGGTCCTGGCCGACGCCCGTCTGATGGAAGGGCCCCTCTGGCCCGAGCCCTGGCCGCCGATGCGCTATGAGAAGCGCAACGCCCTGGCCTACCGCATGGCCCTGGTCGCGTCGGGGGCCTTCGACGCGGCCATCGCCCTGACGCCGAAATGGGACTGGGACGTCTGCGCCGGGGCCCTGATCGCCACCGAGGCCGGGGCCCGGGTCAGCGATCACCACGGCCGCGCCTGGCGGTTCAACCGTCCCGACCCGCGCCAGTCCAGCCTGGTCTGCTCCGCGCCGGCCCTGCACCCGTTGATCCTGCGCCGCACAGCGCCTATCCCGCTGGCGACCTGA
- a CDS encoding TldD/PmbA family protein yields the protein MPDSLTSPDILHDLVAAALRAGADAAEAVTAERASLSVGVRNGRLEDVEREESRDLGLRVFVGRRQASVSASDLSPATRARLVERAVAMARLAPEDPYAGLIPAERQARGPYPDLQLEDPSERSAAALEQVAVEAEAAALAVPGVARSEGGHASTASSRWRLVTSEGFDGAYGATGFGLGAGVIAERDGAMERGGESRSTRWLADLPDAASIGAEAGRRAVERLSPRKIASTTAAVIFDRRVAGQVISPLLGAISGPSIARGTSFLKDRMGDRVLPRGVSLVEDPFRVRGLGSAPFDDEGSPVQARNLVDDGVLTTWLLNGSAAAQLGLQSTGHASRGLAGPPGVSTHNLHLTPGDLDRDGLMRQAGTGLIITSMFGPSLNANTGDWSAGVSGLWFENGEIAWPVSEITVAGKLTDLWARMVPGADLEFRGSFNSPSILIDGVAIAGK from the coding sequence ATGCCTGACAGCCTGACGTCCCCCGACATCCTCCATGATCTGGTCGCCGCCGCCCTGCGCGCCGGGGCCGACGCCGCCGAGGCGGTGACCGCCGAACGCGCCTCCCTCTCCGTGGGGGTTCGCAACGGCCGGCTGGAGGACGTCGAGCGCGAGGAAAGCCGCGATCTCGGTCTGCGGGTCTTCGTCGGCCGTCGCCAGGCCTCGGTCTCGGCCTCGGACCTGTCCCCCGCCACGCGGGCCCGCCTGGTCGAACGCGCCGTGGCCATGGCCCGGCTCGCGCCCGAGGACCCCTATGCCGGCCTGATCCCCGCCGAGCGGCAGGCCCGGGGACCCTACCCCGATCTCCAGCTGGAGGACCCGTCCGAACGGTCCGCCGCCGCGCTGGAACAGGTCGCGGTGGAGGCCGAGGCGGCGGCCCTGGCCGTCCCGGGCGTCGCGCGCTCCGAGGGAGGGCATGCCTCCACAGCCTCCAGCCGCTGGCGTCTGGTCACCTCCGAAGGGTTCGACGGCGCCTATGGCGCGACCGGCTTCGGCCTCGGCGCGGGGGTCATCGCCGAGCGGGACGGGGCCATGGAGCGGGGCGGCGAGAGCCGGTCCACCCGCTGGCTGGCCGACCTGCCCGACGCCGCCAGCATCGGCGCCGAGGCCGGTCGCCGCGCCGTCGAACGCCTGTCGCCGCGCAAGATCGCCTCGACCACGGCGGCCGTGATCTTCGACCGCCGCGTGGCGGGTCAGGTCATCTCTCCGCTCCTCGGGGCCATTTCCGGCCCGTCGATCGCCCGGGGCACCTCCTTCCTCAAGGACCGGATGGGCGATCGGGTGCTGCCGCGCGGCGTCAGCCTGGTCGAGGACCCGTTTCGCGTCCGGGGTCTGGGGTCCGCGCCTTTCGACGACGAGGGTTCGCCGGTTCAGGCCCGCAACCTGGTCGATGACGGCGTCCTGACGACCTGGTTGCTGAACGGCTCGGCCGCCGCCCAGCTCGGTCTGCAGAGCACCGGCCACGCCTCGCGCGGCCTCGCCGGCCCGCCCGGCGTCTCGACCCACAACCTGCACCTGACGCCCGGCGACCTCGACCGCGACGGCCTGATGCGTCAGGCCGGCACCGGCCTGATCATCACCTCCATGTTCGGCCCGTCGCTGAACGCGAATACGGGCGACTGGTCGGCGGGCGTCTCGGGCCTGTGGTTCGAGAACGGCGAGATCGCCTGGCCGGTCAGCGAGATCACCGTGGCCGGCAAGCTGACCGACCTGTGGGCCCGGATGGTCCCCGGCGCCGACCTCGAGTTCCGCGGCAGTTTCAACAGCCCGTCGATCCTGATCGACGGCGTCGCCATCGCGGGCAAATGA
- a CDS encoding MAPEG family protein translates to MDMTPAQAAALWSGLLILLMVVLAIRVVGARRANRIVIGDGGNAQLILATRVFGNAAEYIPAGIGALAILTLLGMPAWPLHAVGGTLFLGRLIHAAGLSEKKATLARVVGMALTFTALIAAAGMLIVHAFVGGSH, encoded by the coding sequence ATGGACATGACCCCGGCCCAGGCTGCCGCCCTCTGGAGCGGGCTGCTGATCCTGCTGATGGTGGTGCTGGCGATCCGGGTCGTCGGCGCGCGACGGGCCAACCGGATCGTGATCGGGGACGGGGGCAATGCGCAGCTGATTCTGGCCACCCGGGTCTTCGGCAACGCCGCCGAATACATCCCGGCCGGCATCGGGGCCCTGGCGATCCTGACCCTGCTCGGCATGCCGGCCTGGCCCCTTCACGCCGTCGGTGGCACCCTGTTTCTGGGTCGTCTGATCCATGCCGCAGGCCTCTCGGAAAAAAAGGCGACCCTCGCACGCGTCGTGGGCATGGCCCTGACCTTCACCGCCCTGATCGCGGCGGCGGGCATGCTGATCGTCCACGCCTTCGTGGGCGGTTCGCACTGA
- a CDS encoding M14 family metallopeptidase, whose product MRSALLLSALAALCSSPAMSQSAPNTAPWDQPFLPPALAWDGASRALLAEASNPWITDFERDPAHDFSPDYAATRAWFDRLDAASDLIRIEPFGVSPEGRPIYAVIASRDGATLDPAKPVLLAQAGIHPGEIDGKDAGMMLLRDIAFGSKGELIDQANLVLIPILSVDGHERAGPYSRPNQRGPRIQGWRNTGTNQNLNRDFLKLDQPEMRALRTFINTLKPDLYLDIHVTDGMDYQYDVTFGFNGEFDSYSRSPASSAWLDDVFKPALNDALEAQGHIPGPLVFGIDDQNPRAGLNDGGLGERFSNGWGSAAHVPTVLIENHSLKPYEQRVLGTYVFMEASLRLLADQVGPLRAAITADQALRPAEIPANFEADPVPHQTRAFKGVLYETYDSPASGRQEIRWLGRPDPEVWQLPYYGSRPSLSLRRPAAYWVPAYRTELIERLRLHGLTMETLDAPRTVPVDLLRLNDPTLAPRANEGHVQASVTDVTPMSRDWTFAPGSVRIPTDQPLGDIAVLLLEPQSSESFYAWGLFPEILSRVEYIEGYAIAPLAEAMMAADPELKTAFEAKLVADPAFAANGDARLSWFYERTPFYDDRYRLYPVAREN is encoded by the coding sequence ATGCGATCCGCCCTCCTCCTCTCCGCCCTCGCGGCCCTGTGTTCGAGCCCCGCCATGTCCCAGTCCGCCCCCAATACCGCCCCCTGGGACCAGCCCTTCCTGCCGCCCGCCCTGGCATGGGACGGCGCTAGCCGCGCCCTGCTGGCGGAGGCCTCCAACCCCTGGATCACCGATTTCGAGCGCGACCCGGCGCATGACTTCAGCCCCGACTACGCCGCCACCCGCGCCTGGTTCGACCGGCTCGACGCCGCCTCCGACCTGATCCGGATCGAGCCGTTCGGCGTCTCGCCCGAGGGCCGTCCGATCTATGCCGTGATCGCCAGCCGCGACGGCGCGACCCTCGACCCGGCCAAGCCCGTCCTGCTGGCCCAGGCCGGCATCCACCCCGGCGAGATCGACGGCAAGGACGCGGGCATGATGCTGCTGCGCGACATCGCCTTCGGCTCGAAGGGGGAGCTGATCGACCAGGCCAACCTCGTACTGATCCCCATCCTGTCGGTCGACGGCCACGAGCGCGCCGGCCCCTACAGCCGGCCCAACCAGCGCGGTCCCCGAATCCAGGGCTGGCGCAACACCGGCACCAACCAGAACCTGAACCGCGACTTCCTCAAGCTGGACCAGCCCGAGATGCGGGCCCTGCGGACCTTCATCAATACGTTGAAGCCCGACCTCTATCTCGACATCCACGTCACCGACGGGATGGACTACCAGTACGACGTCACCTTCGGCTTCAACGGCGAGTTCGACAGCTACAGCCGCTCCCCGGCCTCGTCCGCCTGGCTGGACGACGTGTTCAAGCCCGCCCTCAACGACGCGCTTGAGGCGCAGGGCCATATCCCCGGTCCTCTGGTCTTCGGCATCGACGACCAGAACCCCCGCGCCGGTCTGAACGACGGCGGCCTGGGCGAGCGGTTCTCGAACGGCTGGGGCAGCGCCGCCCACGTGCCGACCGTGCTGATCGAGAACCACAGCCTGAAACCCTACGAACAACGGGTGCTGGGCACCTATGTCTTCATGGAGGCCTCGCTGCGGCTGCTGGCCGATCAGGTGGGGCCCCTGCGCGCCGCCATCACCGCCGACCAGGCCCTGCGCCCCGCCGAGATCCCCGCCAATTTCGAGGCCGACCCCGTCCCGCACCAGACGCGCGCCTTCAAGGGCGTGCTGTACGAAACCTATGACAGCCCCGCCTCCGGCCGTCAGGAGATCCGCTGGCTGGGCCGGCCGGATCCCGAGGTCTGGCAACTGCCCTACTACGGCTCGCGCCCCTCGCTCAGCCTGCGCCGCCCCGCCGCCTACTGGGTCCCCGCCTATCGGACCGAGCTGATCGAGCGGCTGCGCCTGCATGGCCTGACGATGGAAACCCTGGACGCGCCCCGGACGGTGCCCGTCGATCTGCTGCGCCTCAACGACCCGACCCTGGCCCCTCGCGCCAACGAGGGTCACGTCCAGGCCAGCGTCACCGACGTCACGCCGATGAGCCGCGACTGGACCTTCGCCCCCGGCTCCGTCCGCATCCCGACCGACCAGCCGCTGGGCGACATCGCCGTACTGCTGTTGGAGCCGCAGTCGTCCGAGAGCTTCTACGCCTGGGGCCTCTTCCCGGAGATCCTCAGCCGCGTCGAATACATCGAGGGCTACGCCATCGCGCCGCTGGCCGAGGCCATGATGGCCGCCGATCCCGAACTCAAGACCGCGTTCGAGGCGAAGCTCGTCGCCGACCCGGCCTTCGCCGCCAACGGCGACGCGAGATTGTCGTGGTTCTACGAGCGAACTCCGTTCTATGATGACCGCTACCGGCTGTATCCGGTCGCGCGCGAGAACTGA
- a CDS encoding UbiD family decarboxylase has protein sequence MAYKSLRDFMAQLEAAGELVRVREPVSTVLEMTEIQTRLLRNGGPAVLFEKPVMPDGSISPIPALANLFGTVKRVAMGVTLDKKSRTTAAELREVGELLAFLKNPTPPRGLSDAMDMLPLAQSVLAMRPKVVKSAPVQEIVLKGDQIDLGKLPIQTCWPGEPAPLITWGLVVTKGPSDDREDDFNLGIYRMQVLGKDKAIMRWLAHRGGAQHYARHKKKKTGPLPCAVVLGADPGTILAAVTPVPDTLSEYQFAGLMRGAKAELVACKTVPLMVPAQAEIVLEGHVLLDEHAPEGPYGDHTGYYNSVETFPVFQVSAITMRRDPVYLTTFTGRPPDEPSVLGEALNEVFIPLLRAQFPEITDFWLPPEGCSYRIAVVSMKKAYPGHAKRVMLGVWSYLRQFMYTKWVIVVDDDIDARDWKQVMWAMATKMDPARDITLIENTPIDYLDFASPESGLGSKIGLDATDKWPPETKREWGEEIRMDAGVVERVSEMWDRLGLPGDGTPIWK, from the coding sequence ATGGCCTACAAATCCCTGCGCGACTTCATGGCCCAGCTGGAGGCCGCCGGCGAATTGGTTAGGGTCCGGGAGCCCGTCTCCACCGTGCTGGAGATGACCGAGATCCAGACCCGCCTGCTCCGCAACGGCGGCCCGGCGGTCCTGTTCGAGAAGCCGGTCATGCCCGACGGCTCGATCAGCCCGATCCCGGCCCTGGCCAATCTGTTCGGCACCGTCAAACGCGTCGCCATGGGCGTGACCCTGGACAAGAAGTCCCGCACCACCGCCGCCGAACTTAGGGAAGTGGGCGAGCTCCTGGCGTTTCTAAAGAACCCCACGCCGCCCAGGGGTCTGTCGGATGCCATGGACATGCTGCCCCTGGCCCAATCCGTCCTGGCCATGCGCCCCAAGGTGGTGAAGTCCGCCCCGGTGCAGGAGATCGTGCTCAAGGGCGACCAGATCGACCTTGGCAAGCTCCCCATCCAGACCTGCTGGCCCGGCGAGCCCGCCCCCCTGATCACCTGGGGTCTGGTGGTGACCAAGGGCCCGTCGGACGACCGCGAGGACGACTTCAACCTCGGCATCTACCGCATGCAGGTGCTGGGCAAGGACAAGGCCATCATGCGCTGGCTGGCCCACCGCGGCGGGGCCCAGCACTATGCCCGCCACAAGAAGAAGAAGACCGGCCCGCTGCCCTGTGCCGTCGTCCTGGGAGCCGACCCCGGCACCATCCTGGCTGCCGTCACCCCGGTGCCCGACACCCTCAGCGAATACCAGTTCGCCGGCCTGATGCGCGGGGCCAAGGCCGAGCTGGTGGCCTGCAAGACCGTGCCCCTGATGGTCCCCGCCCAGGCCGAGATCGTGCTGGAGGGCCACGTCCTACTGGACGAGCACGCGCCCGAAGGCCCTTACGGCGACCACACGGGCTACTACAACTCGGTCGAGACCTTCCCCGTCTTTCAGGTCAGCGCCATCACCATGCGCCGTGACCCCGTCTATCTGACCACCTTCACCGGCCGCCCGCCGGACGAGCCCAGCGTGCTGGGCGAGGCCCTGAACGAGGTCTTCATCCCCCTGCTGCGGGCCCAGTTCCCGGAGATCACCGACTTCTGGTTGCCGCCCGAGGGCTGTTCCTACCGCATCGCCGTGGTGTCGATGAAGAAGGCCTATCCGGGCCATGCCAAGCGGGTGATGCTGGGGGTGTGGAGCTATCTGCGCCAGTTCATGTACACGAAGTGGGTCATCGTCGTGGACGACGACATCGACGCCCGCGACTGGAAACAGGTCATGTGGGCCATGGCCACCAAGATGGACCCGGCCCGGGACATCACCCTGATCGAGAACACCCCGATCGACTATCTGGACTTCGCATCGCCCGAGAGCGGCCTCGGCTCCAAGATCGGCCTCGACGCCACCGACAAATGGCCGCCCGAGACGAAGCGCGAATGGGGCGAGGAGATCCGCATGGACGCAGGCGTCGTTGAGCGGGTGTCGGAGATGTGGGACCGCCTCGGATTGCCGGGTGACGGAACGCCGATATGGAAATAG
- a CDS encoding Pr6Pr family membrane protein: protein MTDARMHGAARGWRIAFALVGWAALITQYVLTLQGGTRSALGSTVVFFSYFTILTNILVALALTAPALAPDSRLGRWTASEGVRAALAMYIAVVGLIYHALLASSWNPQGLLAVANQALHTVMPIAFVLDWLIFVPKGRLRWIDPVKWLAYPLLYGVFTVIHGQLIGWYPYWFIDIGELGWGPALINFGLLLVFFLVLGLIVAALDRGLAAMVKGDRSLTPS from the coding sequence ATGACTGACGCCCGGATGCACGGCGCCGCCCGCGGCTGGCGGATCGCGTTCGCCCTGGTCGGCTGGGCCGCCCTGATCACCCAGTATGTCTTGACCCTGCAGGGCGGGACGCGGTCGGCGTTGGGCTCGACCGTGGTCTTCTTCAGCTATTTCACCATCCTGACCAACATCCTGGTCGCCCTGGCCCTGACCGCCCCGGCCCTGGCCCCCGACAGCCGGCTGGGGCGCTGGACCGCCAGCGAGGGCGTCCGCGCGGCCCTGGCCATGTACATCGCTGTGGTCGGCCTGATCTATCACGCCCTGCTGGCCTCGAGCTGGAACCCGCAGGGCCTGCTGGCCGTGGCCAACCAGGCCCTGCACACCGTCATGCCGATCGCCTTCGTGCTGGACTGGCTGATCTTCGTGCCCAAAGGCCGGCTACGCTGGATCGATCCGGTGAAGTGGCTGGCCTATCCCCTGCTCTACGGCGTCTTCACCGTCATCCACGGCCAGCTGATCGGCTGGTATCCCTACTGGTTCATCGACATCGGCGAGCTCGGCTGGGGGCCGGCCCTGATCAATTTTGGCCTGCTGCTGGTCTTCTTCCTGGTGCTGGGGCTGATCGTTGCGGCACTGGATCGCGGGCTGGCGGCGATGGTCAAGGGTGACAGGTCGCTCACGCCGTCCTAA
- a CDS encoding helix-turn-helix domain-containing protein → MGSVLGFPGIDPNDAAVGARLKRWREERGVDVETVAAALKISPEEERRAEAGRAHLTTLQLAAATHRLRLPMWALVSDSRAY, encoded by the coding sequence ATGGGTTCCGTCCTTGGTTTTCCCGGCATCGATCCGAACGACGCGGCGGTCGGCGCCCGCTTGAAACGTTGGCGAGAGGAGCGGGGCGTCGATGTCGAGACCGTCGCCGCCGCCCTCAAGATCTCGCCGGAGGAGGAACGCCGCGCCGAGGCGGGGCGAGCCCATCTGACGACGCTGCAGCTGGCCGCCGCCACCCACCGCCTGCGCCTGCCCATGTGGGCTCTGGTCTCGGACAGCCGCGCCTATTGA
- a CDS encoding aldo/keto reductase — protein MSDQLSLTVDGLTIPQLGFGTWQLEPEDARRMVAEALRIGYRHIDTAWIYKNEAAVGDGIRDSGVAREDIWLTTKIWTAHFERDALLRQAEESAASLGFTPDLLLLHWPKAKPAMSETIAALNEAKNQNLTRSIGVSNFPSGQFREAQRLSPARLVTNQVEYHPYLSLKTLRDTADALGSSITAWSPLAQGKIADDTVIGDIAQARGRTAGQVTLRWLVQQGVIAIPRTARIERAAENFAIWDFELSDDEMARIHALARADGRLGDWLDKDFQWDQD, from the coding sequence ATGTCCGATCAACTCTCCCTGACCGTCGACGGCCTGACCATTCCGCAACTGGGCTTCGGCACCTGGCAGCTGGAGCCCGAGGATGCCCGCCGCATGGTCGCCGAGGCGCTGCGGATCGGATACCGCCACATCGACACCGCCTGGATCTACAAGAACGAGGCCGCCGTCGGCGACGGCATCCGCGACTCGGGCGTGGCCCGCGAGGACATCTGGCTGACGACCAAGATCTGGACCGCCCATTTCGAACGCGACGCCCTGCTGCGCCAGGCCGAGGAATCGGCCGCCAGCCTCGGCTTCACTCCCGACCTGCTGCTGCTGCACTGGCCCAAGGCCAAGCCGGCCATGTCCGAGACCATCGCCGCCCTGAACGAGGCCAAGAATCAGAACCTGACGCGCTCGATCGGCGTGTCCAACTTCCCGTCCGGCCAGTTCCGCGAGGCCCAGCGCCTGTCGCCCGCGCGGCTGGTCACGAACCAGGTCGAATACCACCCCTATCTGTCGCTGAAGACCCTGCGCGACACGGCTGATGCGCTCGGCTCCTCGATCACGGCCTGGTCGCCCCTGGCCCAGGGCAAGATCGCCGACGACACCGTCATCGGCGATATCGCCCAGGCGCGCGGCCGGACCGCCGGCCAGGTCACCCTGCGCTGGCTCGTCCAGCAGGGCGTCATCGCCATCCCGCGCACGGCGCGGATCGAGCGGGCGGCTGAGAATTTCGCCATCTGGGACTTCGAACTGTCCGACGACGAGATGGCGCGCATCCACGCCTTGGCCCGCGCCGACGGTCGTCTGGGCGACTGGCTCGACAAGGACTTCCAGTGGGATCAGGATTGA